ATTCCTGAACTCCttcccctctctttctctcctggCTCAAGATTCTCATAGCAATCTTCCATATTTAACAATTGATTGCTTTATTGTTTTATTGCACAGTTGCTTATTTTCACAACACAatataagtttattttttatttttttattcaaaacacatcaataccaaactagccctaagAAATGAGATTATTTGTTAACTAGCTTAACAAAATTAGGACGCAGAGGAAATATTATATTCATGCATCATCATTGATTCCGTTGTGTTAAAATGCATTGTAGTTATTGTCCTATTGAGCTAGTAGCTCACCCCTTATAAATTATTAACAAGTGAGGCTTGAAAAGTAGTCGACTTTCACTGAAAGTCTTAAGGAAATTTTATTATGAAAATTCGAGTGTTCtcttatgtttttgtgaaacCTTATGATGTAAATTAAGGTTTGTTTAAATAAGGAACAAGAGTTCCATACTAGAGTTGGTTGCCTTTTGTATTCTGGAAAGACAAAGGATGAATTGTAAAGTAAAGACAAACTCAAGTTTAGTTTGTTTGTTGTTAGTTTCTCTGGGTTCAttctcttattattttatttttgtcacgTCTGAATTATGAAAATTGCATATTCTATATTTGAGACGCGTTTCACACCTTAATTCAAGACTTAGCTATAGTTTTCCGAATTGAGGTGTGCCTTGCATTCATTATTTAAGATATCAAAGAGCCCCTAACTCATTCTATATTGGTGTGACAAGGTGTAACATGTTTGTTAAATGACCCCTGAGATTtgtataacacatcactttggtccctgagattgaaaatcaatagaaatagtCTCTGAGATTATTCATcctccattattttggtcattccggtAAGTTGTTCCATAGTTCATACTGGAAACTGAGATTTTTTgccgaaagtttgggcaattttcaaagtttcataactcaattgtttcttaaccaaattcgactcataatatatcaaaatgaagatagtaaAGTGTTGAATAAGATTacacctatttggaagcccaatggttgctagAGATGCCAGAAAATAACCTAAAAGGTGACTGGTCCACGGGAAAACCGGAAAACTTGCcgaaaactaggtaaactttaaacgttcataacttcttcaatactcaacgaaattaagtgattcaaaaatgaaaatcgtACTTCTCGacaagatgaagagaatggtatctcTTTTTTTGGCTAATTCAccttggtttggccggaaaatagcctgaaaggtgactggtcattggaaaaactggaaaactctcCGGAAACTagataaactttaaacattcataacttcttcaatactcaacaaaattgagtgattcaaaaatgaaaatcatacttctcgatgagacaaaGATAATGATATGTTTCGTGATGGCTAATTTCtcatggtttggccggaaaatagcccaAAAAGTGACTGGTCTGcgaaaaaactggaaaactcgtcagaaactgggtaaactttaaacgttcatatgCAAGCAGCTGATAGCAAGCACAGATAGTAAAAAACTATAGGCCAACAAGCACAGGCGGCAACACACCAACACAAATCCCTGCATATTTCATGTAATTGACActccttaaatatatataattttatatatatttcatgtaCTATATcctaaatatataataataatatatatataataataatatatatcgAATACCAATACGATGCCAAAAAACTTTGGTTCGGTACATTATCGTGCCATTACCAATTGGTACAAAATCGGTATGGTACAGTTGGCAATTCAGTGTGCACggtaatttggcaaaaaatCCACCTCTATATATGTTACATATATATGTGCATGGCATCATCGTTCATATAATATTCACGGTCTTAATCAATTTACTGTCCCACACAATTCTTCTTCGTACAAAACTTGAGGAATATGTATAAGAGATGAGTTAAACATAATGTTATAGAAGAAAAATTATGTTCTATCTAAAAATAGATGATCTACAACGGTTAATTGGATTGATGCTCGTGAATAACTTATCCTAGCATGTTTTTGAGATGGCTTCTTGCATTTTTAATCAAGGAAGGACTCAAGTGGTATTCATACGTGCCAAGTGTAGCTTTAGCAACATTATGGTACTCTTGATGATAAAAGATTGTTGAAATTTTCTTCCCCAATCGCTGAATATTGTAGTGGGAAAAGTCATGCAGTAGGTAATACATGTTGAGTCTTATTTATTAGTCCTTTCAAGTGGAGTTGGAAGTTGACACATATTTATTGCAATTAAGTTATATACAATGGGAATACCAGATATGATGTTCCTGAGtgtttgatttaataaatcaatGCCAACCcaggaaaaaaaataatcccaaTCATTCTGCATTCTTCCAAATACTTCATGCCCTTTCTCTCTTTATTCTTTTCGGGTGCTATACACTTGAAGCATATTAGCAATTTGACTGGCCAAGTAAAACAAGCTTTCTAAAAAATAGTGAATGAAAATTTACTGCAGGATTTATTGAAGCAACTTTTTTCTCGTCAAAATAATATCACTAGACTTGTTCTGTAACAAAAGCAAAATGAGGATGGATTCAATCTTGTAAAGCATTTTGTACAAGTGATATCTTAAACTACTAAGTTTATAGAGAGGGTGATTTGAACTCGAGTGGAAGGAGGTGCACACAGTATCTCAGCTAACGAGCCTAATCAACATTTACAGCttttcagaaattattttattaaaagaaaaaagaatgaagATAGTTTTAATTACGTTCCTcgtgaattttaaaaaaattaaagttaaaacGTAAAGATTTTTACTGACAATTTGTCTTTCCAACCAAGGAAAGAAGAGTAAAACATATCCCATATCAAATGGaacataatatatcaaaattccACTACCttcatattatattaattattcCAACCCAGCAAGAAGTATGGTTGCAATTAGCTCATGAGAAAGATGATGAATCGCCCACTTGGGATGTGCTTGCTGATCTTGTGTACTTTTTTGgcgatgaagaagaagatgacatGTCTGACCTTCTCCTAAGCATCTGCCTCATCCCATCTGCCACTCTCACTGCAgggttggatttaaatttaCCACAAAATGACATGTGTGCCCTCACAGCTTCCTCCATGCCAAATGGCTGCTTGCTGCCCTTGCCAACCTCATCTCTCACTGCTTCTGAGCACAACCCACACAGCCATTTCCCATCAAACTTTGCCTTCACTTGTGTGATGTAGTCTTGCGTGCAATCCTCTTTTAGTCCACAACACTCACACCTCACCATCTCAATctccattctttttcttttttcctttgttttctgcTTAGCTGAGTAGCAAAGCTCTGATGAATTGTGAAGGGATTCAAGAGAAAAGTGAGATGTTTTTATTTGTTGGATTGGATTGCAATGATGGGGTAGAAAGTGggatttcttttcatttgttcTCTCTTGAGATGTGTTGCTGGTGTTGCTCACTTGGTTGCTTAAGAAACTGTGAAGTGTTTGATTTACAAGAGCTTTTATGGTTGGGATTTTCCTTTTCTATTGGTTATTAGGAATTCAGGAGATGAGAGAGACGGAGAGGGGAAAGAGGGGGGCCGGTGGGGGGCGGGGGAGAGAGCTCTTATAAGACCAGGGTAGGGAAAACTGCCATAATTTCCTCCATGTTCAAAGGAACATGGGGCAGTGGGAAATAAGACAAGAGTGGTCGGAGGGGTCCTCAAACCTGGCCCTTTCTATCATATCCAAATACTTATTCTTATCCTCCCCAGAAATAAACAATGTTAATTTGTGGGTTTTGGGGTTgtgtataaaaatatatttgtagCTTTTTGATAGTTTGACAGTTACTTTCGGTTGAAATGGGTTGAAATATTTGCCTTGTATGGATGTGGCTTCACTTAGCTCCCTAAACTTGTGGCTGACGAGTCAGGCTTGGAATTATTACTTTTGGTAGTTTGTTTGGTTATCTTGGTTCCATGAACTTGTTGACTGCTGACCATCTGACTTTCATGTGTGAATTTAGAGCTTACTATAGTAATAAGGCCAACATCACCATGCTTTGTTGACCAAGAGGCCATGGGTTGTTCAACGGCCAATGATTTGATGAAGATGTGCATTATTGGGGTTTATGATTGTGCGTCTGCTCACTGTGCATGTGTACATCCTTCCTCCTCTCAACTGGTGAGGAGACATTTTTAGAAAAGACTATCGCATACATAAGTTCTTTCACGATGACTCTCTCCTTTACAATAATATAAGACAACTTTTTTATTGGAAGAATTTTACCATCAAGAGTTATGTGAAGAGCCTCTCACCAACAATTTTGAGCCAAAAGGTTAGAAATTTCTTCTCTTTGTACTAGAGGAGATTCACAAGTTTTAATCAATTTGTTATAAACAAATGATCCACCTACTTGGAGGGCTGCTTACACCAATATTTAACATTTGCATATTGCTAAGAAATTTATTGTTCAACAGTTACAACATGTGTTTCGTGAAGCTAACATAGCAGTAGGTGAGATGTTGCGAATTTAGGTTATTAACTACATTCAAAATTCATGTATTTGGTTTTGTAATATCCTATGTACTATGGGCACCAATAAGTACCTGACATGTGATAGGTCGTATCATACTTCATGAAAAGGGTACATGTCACACAGAAAATTTTacttaaaaaatttaaagtacTATGTCATATGATTTAAAATCTTCAATATAAGGTTCTAATGGATCTTGCAACAGTTggaatttgcataaaattcgtaTCACTAAGTAAGATGTAGTATTGTAGCCGGACCTCTCTTTCTAACCCGTTCCTAATGATTTCCAGTATTCTTGACAAAAAATTACCCTTCATCCTTTGGCCGTCAGAATTGAATGTGATCATGACATGAAACTTGATCATTCGTGATCAGTATTCAGCCATTATTGCAATAATTAAAACAAccttttcctccttttttttgtttcttcaagaGAGAAGGTAATGATCATTTGCTCTAGCCAAAATTTACAAGTACGTACGCTGTTGTGTTTCCTCCAACAAATCTCACCTaaagaaatttatttatttatttagttatttattttttttgtaaaatgtataACATTTGTGATGCATTGTTGACATGCTCATTGGCCAATCTGCACTGCAAATCTTTGTCaacaatttgtttttatttttctggggTTGGTGATGCAATGCAACTGTGTCATGGCATCATTGAGAAGGAAGCAATGTCTATGATCAAGATTTGTTAACGTCGTATTCTGGTGGTTCTGAAGATGCGTTCTTGGCATGCTCCAAAGCTGCCATCACTTCTGTTGTAGTAGATGATTTTTGTCACGTCGTGTAATGTGGACTTGATTTGGCTTTAGGGTTCACTAACGTAGCCACGTACGTAGCGGTTAATAATTGGTCGATTTTATAGTAGCATGAATTATTAATTTGCAGAGTTTAATTACAAAAGGAAAGTGATGTTAACATTTTAACTGGAGAGTATATAGTAACATGAAAGCAAATCTGTAGATGCGTATTGCATACCTCATATGTTCAaacgtttatttatttattggatAAAAGTTTTTCAGTATCGAAAGTCGCATAATTTGTAATTTGTAATTGTCATCGCTTTGAGACTGAAAATTTATCAAAGCGaagattttataaattaaatctGAGCTTGAACATTATGAGTTGGATACGATCAAATTTGTTGCAACTTAAAAATTAGAGAAATACGATGGCCTCCATTTATGAAAGTCAAGATACAATTTAAACCTACGTCACCAATAGAATAAAACTACGAAATAATAATGCAATAACAAATTAAAGGTTAAGTGCATTTTGCACTCTTTTTGGTATAGAGTTCATGAATTTTTGGTCATTTTCTCGAAAGAAAAAGGCAACCACAAAGTTACAAATCGTTAATATAATAGGGTAACTGTTTGTCAAACTGTGGAGGCAAATACTCTTGTTTTTTTGTGTGGCTCTCGGTGGGTACGTAATTTACTATATGAGCGTCATATCAATGTAATGTGGAAccacaaaatcaaataataaatttttcgACCTTTTTAATGTCAAATTCTTTAAGGGTATAAAAATGAGCACTACAAGCTTCcatgccaaattttttttttcatcatgtAATCTGCAACTTTAAGAtcgtttttattaatttcataAACTATAACCATCAAAAGTTATGAATCCCAAACTATACAAAGGTGAGAAAAGTGAGTGACCTTAGAGGGAAATACTCAGCCAACTTAGGTGCTAGTTTCATTTGCCCTCATTCTACGCACATGAGATATTTTCTTATGTCACAATCTCACCACATGACAATCATTCAATTGATAGTCAgtgtatttttaaatatatggcAAACGTTTTGTAATTATATAGTAACATCAATAAAACTAAAACTCGGTTCTATGACATAATTAACATCCAAAACAGCTCATCCTTGCAAGTTTGCAAATTCTGGCAGCCATCTTTATCCATACTATTTACAAAGACCGTTACTTTCATCATTCCGTCCaatgaaattaagaaaaacttttcaaaagggttttcttttgttatTCCCGCACACCAAATTTTGCATTTGTGCATAAATGATCAAATCAGATCCTTACTGACCATCTTTTTTATTATCATATTTTGATTAATTTGAGTGGTTGTAAGGTAATGATATATAATTAAGTACTGAAACATGACCCTATTTATATGAAAATGCAAAGCAGATCAGTAATAATTTCTAATCTTAATCGCATATGATCATCTTATCCTCTAATAAGTTACCATGTAAAGATATATTATCAAGTGATATGGACCACATACAACTAATCAATTGGATTTAGATCGTAATAATAGTCCACAAGAAAAAAACCATATCAATAATTGGAATCATTGAATAAAAACACCTACTTACGTGCAAGTGTCTGCCCAGAAATCTTACGACTTAATCATGGACTAGTGCATCTTAAGCAATGTTAGCAATAAGCACACTGAACCGCCACGCAACTGAAGATTTGACTGGTGAGCCAGATAGGTTTTTTTCATATATccaagctaagcctaaaagccTCAAccgtttccaaaaaaaaaaaaaaaaagaatatgcaCATGTTTTAATTATAAAGGAAAACGTCACAATTAAtaacttttaattttgatttgtaCATTTCTACAGTATAATGATTGCAACGTCGGTGACATGTACGTATGTACGTATACGTCTTGTCCTTCAACTGATAGATACATAGTACATAACCTGCATCTGGACTTTTATAATACATTTTTCACTAAAAGTATCGTAAAAGTATCTATTCTTCATATGGGACGTACCATGTTGTCACGACGTGATTTAAATATGTAGATTTGCGTCAATTTCATCCATCAATCATTATTGActtacaacttatatttaactCTGTATGAGGGAAAACTTACGTATGTACCTAAGAGAATTAGAACAATATGATCTTGATGAGTGTTGTAAATAAAGTTATCCCATGACACAGTGGTATCTAACTTTATGGCAAGAGAAGTCTTTATCTACGCTTAGTGTTGATTTCATCCAATTAATCTATTTCTTTCATCGGATGAAATCCATCTGCATAAGTGTTCACATGCTATCTCACTGAATTAATCCAGATATTTCAATTTCTTTCCAAATACATGAATTTCACATCTCGTCCTTGACAATGCATCTTCACAATACATCCACGAGAGGCTTGAGAGAGCCCACATTGCTCACAATAGTTTTGGAACGTTCTATTCTTGAAACAAGAGAAAATTAGAGCAATGGTTCTTGAATTTTGGCTCAATTAGAGTTTTGTTTCTAAAATCATGAGTCTTGCTCTCTGAGCTTGTCACAACAATGATAATACCATTAGAAATTTCATCCAAAATAAAGAGTTTAAAATGATAAAAGtagatgaaaattttaaaggAGTTAGCCAAATTAGCCATTGCTCTACATTAAGTTCAATGACCATCACTCACGGGATTTTAGTTCAAGGACCAAAACAAAGctccaattgaattaaaattcaaTGGTTGTTGCTCCAATTATCTCTTGAGGAAGTAGGATTTTTTCCCtaagaaaaatacaaaacttAGGGTTTGCAATATCTCTCAAACCTTTGAGAGAGAATTTTTCTCACATAGTAAAACACATTTAATCATTAAAAAGAGACTAGAATAAGATGACTGCATTCAATATAGAGCCAAGTATTCTTGGTCTATAACTATCACGGGGTAGCCCAGTAGTTGGGAACAAATTTTAGGCCCATATCCTGTAGGGCCGACGTGCCTATTTCCTGGTGCTGATAAATCACATGATGGAAACCAGAGAAAGGCTAAAACGTCTTTGTGAGTCTTTCCCAGCCTTCGAAAATGTGGATTGTTATGGCGAAGCCACCAGCTAGTCcccttttttgtttaaaaaaaaaaatgtattctaTGTCTATATTA
The nucleotide sequence above comes from Malus sylvestris chromosome 16, drMalSylv7.2, whole genome shotgun sequence. Encoded proteins:
- the LOC126606207 gene encoding uncharacterized protein LOC126606207, with product MEIEMVRCECCGLKEDCTQDYITQVKAKFDGKWLCGLCSEAVRDEVGKGSKQPFGMEEAVRAHMSFCGKFKSNPAVRVADGMRQMLRRRSDMSSSSSSPKKYTRSASTSQVGDSSSFS